One region of Etheostoma spectabile isolate EspeVRDwgs_2016 unplaced genomic scaffold, UIUC_Espe_1.0 scaffold317, whole genome shotgun sequence genomic DNA includes:
- the LOC116686150 gene encoding keratin-associated protein 6-2-like, which yields MTHGMTFGMTHGMTYGMTHGMTFGMTYGMTYGMTYGMTYGMTYGLDLWLLSTLLAGPKDLTYGSWTYGLTYGGPMGLYYGLDLWLGPLALGPHVAEPMCCTYGAGPMALDLGL from the exons ATGACCCATGGCATGACCTTTGGCATGACCCATGGCATGACCTATGGCATGACCCATGGCATGACCTTTGGCATGACCTATGGCATGACCTATGGCATGACCTATGGCATGACCTATGGCATGACCTATGGGCTTGACCTATG GCTGCTGTCTACCTTGCTGGCTGGACCTAAAGACTTGACCTATGGTTCCTGGACCTATGGACTGACCTATGGCGGACCTATGGGGCTTTACTATGGCCTGGACCTATGGCTAGGACCTCTGGCCCTTGGACCTCATGTGGCTGAACCTATGTGCTGTACCTATGGGGCTGGACCTATGGCTCTTGACCTAGGCCTGTGA